In Phaseolus vulgaris cultivar G19833 chromosome 3, P. vulgaris v2.0, whole genome shotgun sequence, the sequence CCAGCAATAGTAGAGCTGATGACCAGTTCAGTTTTAATAATACTAGTGTGAACAGACAATAAGGGCATAGCAGATTTGCCTATTGGTATAGAGATAAATAAGGATCAATTTAACCCTTATCTTTATATCATGATACATGATGTGCTTACTAAAGCATAATCAAGGCTCTAGGTTATGCATGTCTTTCGTTGATGATATAGTTCATTAGCGATTTTCCAGAGGAACAAAATTAGAAGCTAGAAATATGAAAGGTAGCTTTAGAAGTTCAAGTTTTCAATTTGAGCAGAAGATGGAGTATAAGATTGTAAGTATAACAGGAGATAATAATCCTAGTTTAGTGTTCAATCTTGGAAACCATACCTTACCACAAGTCACACAGTTTTACTATCATGGGTCGTTGGTACAAAATGACACTGAAACAAGCGATGATGTAAACCATAGACTTCAGGTTGGGTAAGTCAAATGAAAGAGTGCCTTGGGTTTGTCTTTAAGTATGATCCATAATAGTACATTCGATCCAAGCAGCCAACTCTACCCGGAGGGTGGGAGGCttagtttgtttgtttttattgtgGTTGAATCTTTCACTCGTTGTTAGCCACATAAATGGTATACACAATCATTTCAAATGATAGgtaacaataaaataaactgaACGTTTTTCATAAAGCTATGTATAAACTCAGGGAACAGGTTGATTTTGCAGAAAATATAGAAACAGAAGTGACTGTCAGATCCATTTCCCATACTGGTTTTCTCCTTTTCCATATTCTAGAGGAAGGTTTAAAAGCAAAAACttcaagaaaaaacaaaatgaataaaaaattgtttgaacTATTGTTGAAAGGTGCTTGAAGCAAAATGGTAGCCAATTTACTTAGAAATGTGAAAAAATTGCCAACTACCTTGAAACTATATCAAGTAAACTTCTCATAGTTGATCCAGAATCAGGTCCCCACGCAAGAATGTCTTGTCTTCCCCCAGATATAAATGCAGATAAACATTCCGTAGCATTCTGCTCATATGAAGTCAATGCATATATTTTAATTCTATGCTCCAATCAgaaatagtttaaaatataaataacaaaatagGATGTGTATCTATAAAAAACCTGAATTTCACTATGGTCATCACTTTGAAGGATTATTTTGATAACAGCATTAAAAGAGACATCATATATTGCTTTCACTACATCAGCAGGGGCATTCTGCATATAGCTATAACGAACTGAGCTGAGAAAGTCAAAAGATAAAGTGCTCAAAGGTCAAGGATGACATGTTTCTAACTATACTTGCCTTCAGTAACATTGTTACCAAATCTAATGATCCAGCTACCAAGCCTTCAGTTTGCTCTTGGGGCTACAAGAACATTTACATGGTGTGTAAGTAACAGGTATTGTTCTAATATCACTAACCACTGACACTTGGTTAACTTTGAATAGTCATACTTTATTCAAAATTGGTCCAACATATGGCAAAATTCTGGAAACCAAAGGATGTATGCATCCAGGAATGCTTTTGATAGTCtggaaaaaagaataaatataataagatgacaaaagaaattatttataagcaagcattaaaataattgtttccAAAGTCCACAGCAATTATGAACCTAGGAATCTATATATAGAGCTTGACAAATGATAGGTTCGGGCTAAATAACATCATAGAGAATAGCACATACATAAAGTACCAACATATATGTGTATTTCTGAGCATATATACAACAGAGCCTCTCAATCCATGTCAAATAACACCCAGCACACAATTAACTTCATACGCGTGTTTACTACTGAAAATTGCAGCATTTCCCTATGTTCAGGCCATCACAATGAAATGAAGGTATAAGATCACATACCACTCCCATTTCAGTTGTCCAACaattttttgttacttttacAATTTAACCCATATTCATCGCAACCAAGAGAGAAATGAGAATGTTATGTTACCAATGTTGGAAGCGGCAATCAAGGTGGAAGACTCAAAGTAAGGAACAAACTCAAATGGAGACATCagcaaaaataaaatacagTTGCAAAACAGGAGAGAACTAAGGATAACTCTTCTTCCCCATTTTTAAACACTAAAACCCATTGGGAGAATTTTGGTTGTAGTTCCTAAACACTAAATTTGAGAGACTAAAAAGATCTCTTCAAACTATTTTGGCTAAAATACCTATTTGGtcctattatttattattttgttcaaTTTGGTCTCTCTATTAATAAAAGATTCAATAGTCCCTCAATTTTAAAAATGCAACAATGTGACCCTCTCAAAGTTCAATAAAATCCCTCAACTTTTAAAAATGCAACAATGTGACTATGAAGTTGTTACCTATTTGGatgcaacaacaaaaaaaatagcTGTTACATAAGAATAAGAATCTATGAAGttgaaagggaaaaaaattGCTGGGAAATAATCATAAACTACACTTTTCATATTCATGATAAATAACTTAGTTTTAAGGGAAAAGGTTTTCTATTAAATTTCAAGTGATGTCCCAAACATCCAGTTTATTTAATTaacatatttttcataaaaaatagcTTATGGGAAGAAAAAAACTTTTTTCAAAAGATGctcttaaataataataataataataatatgttacATAAAGCATAacacaaaatataataaataataattgtaaaaaatagCATAATGTATCCTGAGTTCTGCTATGCTATCCCTCTTTAGTGGTTTTGGGATTGACCACTACAAACCCCTACCTAAGATTAAAACAAAACtgattttttatataaactttGGCCTGTAATTGGTTGGATAGAACATTCCACGTTAAAACCTCTTGTTTTAGAGTCCTACCTCAAGGTAATGTTTGACAACATCAGTCATGACTAATGTAAGATGCTAAGAAAAACAACCAAGTAACTCTGAAGAGaataatatatacaaaaataaaaccaTTACCTCAAGAATTTCAAGTGCATCAATACTGATAAAAGGATCCGAAACATGTGATGCCCACACATTAAGGATTACAGGAGCAATCATGTTTTCAACTACTGTTGATGATTCACGACCTATTATAAGCAACGATGAGGGAATAAATACATTTGAAATGGAAACGATATAGATTTAAGTAAAAACTTGTTTGAAAAAACTTCTCAGCCCAatgattaataaattataatacatattcTGCACAGGCGAATCTAATAAAACAAGAGTACGGCATATGTACctattataaatatgaaaatataattaagctAGTATCAAGAAATACATTATATACACACACTTGTGTGTTTGTGTGTGTCTGTCAATATCTGAGCAATATACAACCTAACCTGCTTTTACTGCAGCAAGTAATGTATCAAGTACCATGTGCAAGGTTTCCTCAGAGGCCTGGAAATCATATTTTGGTAATTATTACATGCAACAATAGTAGAAGATATATAGTAAAAGATATATAACAAAAAGGATTTATATTGTGGGGTACATGATTAAGAAGATCAGTGAGGGATGAAAATAAACCCAACAACTGCGATTGGACAATTTCATTTGTTGCTTCAGGAAGGAGGCTAGAAAGTGCTCTGCAGGCACCTACTTTTACAGGTGGGGGCCTGTTATATTCAAAGTTAGACGAGTATATTTTAGAAAGATTAAAAACTGAGACAACTGTTCTTACACATCAATTGTAACTGCCTTCATTGCTAAATAGAGATAATGCTCTAGTAAGCCACTGCTTATCtgtaaaatattaaagatacaagttaagagagagagagggagagagaaatGAAATCTAAAAAGTTCGGACAGGATCATTCACCAAAGAGGAAAATTTAGCAACTGAAGTAAAAATGCGGGCATATAAAAAAGGACATTCAAGAGGACCTGGCACAAAAGtcaaaaaataagataaaaaatatgtatCACAGACACAGCTGCATTCATTGATTCAGAATGGAAGCTTAAAAGAGGCAAGGGAAGAGTTGAAATCAACCTATTAGAGAGTCGACTGCAAAAATCTTCTCAACCAGGTGCTTCAAGTCGCGTGTATAAACCCCGGTTTCCTGTATCAATAACAAGATATATCATAGTCCACCcaacttcaaaatgaaaacaaaagttACTGAGGCTGGAAATGAAAACTTCTAATTCAACATATCAGAATTCACAACTGAAATAGGATTCCCGAACCTCTGTCTCAAATAGTTGTTCTGAAAGAGATGATAGGGCAAAAAGAGTAGCTTCTCTTATCTGCCAAAAATTAACAGTTTAGACTTCACAACAGAGAAATAAAATGGAAGCAATCAATGCATAAGAAAACTCTTACGAAATAATCAATGCATAAGAAAACTCTTAGGAAATAATCAATGCATAAGAAAAAGGCTGCATTTGTGTATATATGCTCTCAGGCTATACATGTGCAGGTTCTCCTAGTCTGAACATGTccattcttcctttttttctaGTACTCATTTTGTTCCTTTACACTACAGTTGAGTGAACTCAAGTAATTCAAGCGAATCCTAATGCTTAGTTTCTGAACATGGTAGAGTGGGTTCAGTCCCACTCTATTGTCTCCAGTTAAGTCGTCACCAGCCACCACTGCTTGTCAATGACAATGGTTCAAAGTGCCAACAGAGTTTATAATTTGAGTGGCTTCCGTGAGCACAACCAAACCCACAAGTCTCAAAAGGCAGAAATCTCTAGATCCAAGAAGAATAGAAATTTTGTATTTACCCTCCACCAGCTTGCATTGCCAGCTGCCTTTCTGGTTTCAGACTCATTGAACCATTGCTTTGTACCATCTATGATGGCCGAAATTCCTTCATCATCAAAAGAATTTACAACCTCTTCCAGGAAAAGCACACCTAACAAAAAGCATTTTCTGATGAAGCATttgaaaatatgtaaaaagaaacaaactcaattgaaaaaataactGAAGAATTGAAATCTGTCAGCAATCATATTTTATTAGACCGTGGTTGACTCTGCATTCCACATGTCTCCTCTCAAGACAACTTTGCACATCTTCTAACAATGGGAATGAATAGCAACAACTCCGAAAGGATTGTTTCAAGGAATGGAAAATGCATATTCACCAGCTTTACAGGCATCAgcaatcatattttattattccatATTTAGCATATTATAATGGGTAAATATATAACAAGAATTAACATATTTTAGTTTTAGTACAATAAGAAAAAAGTTACAGTTTTAGTACAACTTCAACTCCgttaattttgtttgaattcCGTTAATGTTTTAACATAATTGAACATGTACGTTTGTTTATTAAAGGGAAAACTACCGTTAATGTGCAATTGAAACCTTTCCCCTTTGCCTTTTGCTTTGTAATTTAAAATCTCTAGTGGTTCCTTTAAGATTAATTGCATATTAACATTAATGTTCCTTTTAACAAACACATAGGACAATTATTAAAGACCAAATGCATGTTCATTTGATTGTACTAACCATTTAGTTCAATAAAAAACTAACAGAATTAAAATTGTGCTAagactataatttttttcttattgtactaaaaacaaaatatgtcaATATTTGTTGTACTAGACCAACTATTTATCCtaatataattaaagtttaTAGGAAATATCCCTGAATCATAGGGATCTGATTATATCCCTGAATCATAGCTATCTGATTACAATAAGTGTTGTTATTATATTTCCTAGATTGGTTTAATATATATCTGATGTACTGCTAATATTTGAGAAAATCATACAAAAGCAAGGGTGGCAATTGGATCCATTCAGTTAGCCCATCCACATATATGTCTAGTTCAGTCACACaattataacaataaatttaatcaaatagaTAGCTAATGTATTATCAAGTTTTAATGTATGGTTAATAAACCAACAAAAATAtcttacaaataaaaaatggagATTGTTAGCGCATGCTAAATGCACTGATGGATTACAAATATCCATCCATAGTGATCCAATCCAAAATCCCTCCAGTCCATCCTTTTGAAAACATGATAGAGTGATATGTTGTTTAGCATTCTTCAAGGATAAAACACATCAAAATTTAAAAGTGTTATTATAAGGACaagaattaaaatcattatCTTAATAAGCACCAAAATAATtaagatgaaggaaagtaactCAACATAGGAAACTATCAGCCAATGTGAAATAAATTATCAGTCAAAGTTAAATTGGGAAATAAAATCTCAAGAAGTGAAGTATAGAAGGTTTACAGTTGCAATCACTTTAGTATTTGTTGTAACTAACTGTAGTCAGCAAACTCAGCTGTCCGTTAGTTAGATGAATTGTAGTCTACTCAGCTCAGCTTGCTATGCAAATTATTCTGCTAGTTAGTTACACTAAGTTGTAGTCTAGTCAGCGTAGCTTACGGTGCAAGCTACTTAGTTTGTATGAATTCCTGTTTTAGTACTTCAACATTAGTAATGCAAATTCATTTTCAGTTTACGGAAACCTCTCTCTCAGCTTAGTTCTAGTTTCTTCAAGGGAGATACTGACCAGAGATGCGGCAGCTATAAGTGGCATCCTCTTCATCAGCAATGAACTGGTTAGCGTCTGCAGACCATGTATGAACCTAAAAATAGAATGCACAATTCTTGgtaataaaaatagtaaaataattcAATTGCAGGAAATTATGAGGAAAAAGGAGACAGGTAGATCATCAAAGGCACTTCAATAGATTGTCCTATTTGCACTAATATAAGACACACGGCCAAATACATCTTCTAGACAAAACCACAATGAAAATTGATCGCATAtgcttattttatatttaaataatatcttCTAAGATTTTACAAATGTCatattttgaatagaaaaaaaataaaatccttAAAGTAATAGTATGGTTGCTACATGGTTATCAAACTCGCAAGTTGACAAGTAAACTCGTTTTTTCAAGCAAACTAGGTAGACTCACAAACAAACTCGGTGAACTCAGCCAAACTCGCGAGTCTACAACAAAGTTGGTGAGAGTCTAGagggattttttttaaacttaaatgaTGTTGTTTGCTTTGCGAAAATTAGAAAAACCCACTCGATTCGTGCTTCTCCTCCAATGCTATGCATGAGGGTTTCATCTTCATCGTTGATGGTCACTGACTGTCATTTTCCGCATCGTGGTCATCTCTACTTTCCACGCCATCATTCTTGTTGTTCATCGATCTTTGTTGTTGGTTGTGTGACGTCTTGCGGTGTCGTCCGTCCCGCGACATTATTGTTATTGTGTGATGTGATTCCAGTAGTTCACTGCGCCACTATGTGGTGGTGCATCGTCGTCTACGACGATGGTTTGTGTTGTCGTCGTTGTGTTGTCATCCAGTAGggaatatgaatttttttattatgacaAAATTAGGGCAAGAAGGGGATTAAATTAGGGTTTTTGAATTCTAGTTTtgattacaaaaaaaaatattttttaaaaacatgtttttgttAGATATGTCTATGAGTGGATCAAATTCAATTGAGCACAATCCATGTGCATTCTTATCTATTAAAATTAGAAGTAAAGATGGTCCAGCAACTCAAATTGGAtggtaaaaaaatgaaatgtaaCTATTGTTCAAAGATTGTGAGTGGATGTATATTTAGATTCAAGCATCATCTTgctagtataaaaaaaaaattcacataaaGTAAACTCTTACAAGTTTACAAGTCGAGTTAATGGAGCTCCCACAAGTTTACGTAGATTCTCAAGTTTGATAACCTTAGTTGCTAGGTTGGGACCTGATTAACACAGGTTATAATCATGCAAACAACCTCTCTAACTATCAGGTTATGGCTTCATATATATGATACATTGCAGGTCCACAGTCATGGGAACCTCATCAATTGAGTAAACCTTTTTTCATATTATGGAATCAAGGTATTTGAGTTGGTTATTTTCTTTGAGACTCATAATGTTGATAAAAAACTAATATTTGCCATTCTTACGCAAAACTCAAAATTTCCAACAATgcaaaatcttgaaaaaaaaataaacaaagaatttcattaacaagatataaatacaaaattagaATATGTCACTGACAGAAAACACAAAGCCTCAACCACTTGCAACATcgcaacaaattttaaattccaAAAAAAATGTAGGAAATGGAATATATTTCAATCACTATGTCACAAATAACTTGAAATTCTGACCTTTATGTTGTAATATAACTTCAATGATATACAAATCATGCTTGAACCTCTAGTGGATAGCTTAAGCTAGAGAAGATTAACTAGTGAATCACTCCATGACATTGGTAAAATGGGTTCATGCGGGTAAAAAGTAGTGACAAAAACTTccaaagaaaaatgtaaaaatccAAAATCCATTGGTGCAACACCAAGCATGATTAGGGATGGCAAATAAAACTGTACACATAAGTATTGTTTGAACCCGTCCCAACACTTACAAGGAAAACCCAGATTGACCAAGCATGGGTATGAGTataatgaatataaattaatgaaTGGGGATGGGTATGTATTAGCTCCAACACTGTCCTTGTCTCCATACTTTTTCCCGTTTTAAATTACTAACACACCATTAGTTTATTTAATActctattttgaaatttttacaatTACAATTTACTCATTATTATTTGGcaatgaagagaagaaaaaataagtaTTCTTTTGGTATTGAATTCTTGATAATTTCATGTTTCCTttgattttacttttatttttggtaaaaaattatttaataaacatTTGAACAGGTACAAGCAACGGTACATGTATACCCATTACACAACGGGGATAAGGATAAGATACAAATTTCATACCCATTTGGGTATCAAGGATAGGGATAATTATGGGCTTTTACTTTGGGAGGGGGCAGGGACGAGGACGAGTATAGTCAAACCCACACTCACCTCGCCCGTCGTCATCCCTATGCAGGATGGAATACATGAGAAGACTCCAATACACCATTTCCTTTCCTTCTATCTAACATAAACATGCACATGTGCTGTAAAGTGATATATGAAGCAGTAAGGAATTGGCATTCATTTTATGCCtgatataacaaaataaaaataataaatgggTACAGAAAATATCCACCTGCACCCATCTCAAGTAAGCTACAGTTTTtcattcaaatgagaagcaccACATTTAAATAGCATACGAAATTAGAAAGTGAATCTGCAGAAAGCCAATAGATGCTACTAAGCAAAATGAGGGCAAATATGAACAAGTGCAATGAGAATAGTAAAAATGTTATACCTGCTGTTCTGTCATTTGAAGAAAAGCAATAGTATAGTACACCAATTCTCTGATATTAGCCACAACCATCTATAGAAGTGCAAACCACAGATCAAAGCAATGGTATAATAGAACACAATCAGCAATAAAAGATAGCAAGAATAGTCTGAACCAAACCTTTCTCAGTCTTGAATTACCCACAATGGTCAACATGAGTTCAAAGAgctgtaaataaaataaaatagatgaaaataataattcaaaagttaggctgattctccctgcaccattCAATTCAAATCCGCATCAAACACACTAACGTGAAATGTCCGTTTTGCCCTTAGTGATTTAAAAAATTCTGCCTTCCAGATATCCATATCCGTAAGTCAAATCACAAAGTTCCGGATCTACAAATCCAGAACTAATATGTCACTTCCGAATTTCGCCATCTGGAAGTTTACTTGGACAGCATAAATGACCTTCCGGATGTCAAGATCCAGGAGCAAACATAAATGAGTTCTGAATCTCGATCCTCATCACCATTTACAGCATACTATTCCAGATATGAAAATCCAGAACTCATAACTCACTTCCGAATATAGTCATCCGGAAACTTAAATGAAGTACGAAAATGACCTTCTGGATATCGAAATCTGGGATATATAACAATCACTTCCGGATTTCTACATCCGTAAGCAAAAATTAAGCCAAGAGCAATGTTgggttttaaattttgtattggGTGCATGTCTTAAATGATATGGTGCATGGAGAAATTGCCCaaaagttattataaaaaatcacTATGCTTATTGCAAACAAACtaacagaaaataaattttatactgATTATTCTGAGGTATACATGTTATGAGCTTCTGTTTACAGGAGCCATATATAGACTATTGAAGTTCATTCAGTTGAGTGGATTATTTATAACAACTTGGCAGTGACAGCTGTATGAAACTACTCTAACAGAATACAACTATAATGATGGTTGTAACTGACTAACAATGCAAACCTCAGCCAGCTGATTACTTAAAAGTCTATAATTATAACTTTTGACATTTTCCATACAATTcagcaaaaaatataaaacactcATAAAAGGTATAAATCAAACAAAGAGGTTCCTTTACGTTTTACGTTAATAAGCTAATGAAGCCACAatattaaataatgaaaaaaggTTTCCATTGCAGTGGCTGCTGTATCCACTTTGGAGTTTGACCAATTTAATAAAGGGTATCCTCCTTGCCAAATAACAAGCTAAAGGAGACCATCCAAAGTCAGTAAGTTAACTCTGACATTGAAATATGTCAAACAGAATAATATCATTTTATGCAATATAAAATTATCCACATGAAAAACTGGGCTGCTATCATCACCTGGATAACAAATGAATCAAGGCTTTTCTCTGACCCATCAGAATCGTATCTTCCATCATATGAATCTTCAGTTGCTTCAATAGATGCTTTCTCATAAACTCTCAAAGAAGAGACAAATGTATTCCACAGAGGTCCTAATATAACTACAGTGGAAAGCCTTTTGTAAACAAATAAATCAAAGAACTAAACAAAAGCCTAGAAGCTCAACTTGGGGAGAAGAAAACATACCCTCAAATTCACTTTTAAAGAGACCTGAAAAATTCTGAATGAACTGATTCAAGCACTTCATAACCTTGACAAAGAAAAATGCAACATCATGTTACTACATGGGAAAGATATACATGTACGTGTGCTTGTATAGTATACATGACACAtgaatataactatatataaacacacataGATAGACTAACCTCCATTTTGATACTCCAATCATCAGGATTTTCAGATTGAACTGGAATTGCTAGAATAGAAGAGAATTGGTCCATCCATGGTTTAAGCAAAGGAGCTATCAAAGAACTTGTTTCTGCCTAAACAGAATATCTTGATCTGTTAATAGTTTAAAAGAAAACACACTAACCTAACAATCCACTCGAACAGTTTGTAGTCACTTAGTGACAAATACCTTGTAGACACCACTCATTGTCCCCAGCATAGATGTACAGGAATAGATTATTGAAAGGGCCTTTGATCGAATGTATGGGTCATATATCTGAATGGCAATAAGACAATAGGAAATATGTTCTAGGTGAGACAAAAGAGACTCAGTTCAccatatataaacaaaaaagtggTAAATTTccattattttcttcattttttcattGAAGAATTTAGAGATTTTAGAAAAGTATTTAAATGAATTATCAAAAAAGTTACAGTATTTCAATTTTACTTCAAAAACATGCACTAACAAAATGGAAAAATCTCTTTACAATGAAAATCGACAACTAATATGCAAAATGCAGGTAGACAGAAAGGACTTGTGAATTCCTATAATATGCTCTCTTCCTTTCTGAAGTTGAAAGTTAAGACTACGCCATAATAGAGATAATGTAGGGGTAAAGAAATAATGTAAATTTTTGATAATGAATAAATCCTCTCCAGACTTTTTGTGTAGCTAATTTAGTTCAGAAAGATatacaaaatacaacctgaggaGATGATACAATTGTCAGCAAACTCGGGAACAGAGCAGGTATTAATGTTGGAACCATTTTATCGTCCAAGTCCGCAGAGAGAAGAACCAAGCATCTCATAGCTCCATGCcctagaataaaattattaaagataaacaaaataataaatctcATTAACATATTGAAATTCCATAAACATTACAAACCCCAAAACGGTGCAATTATTGATAATAAGATTATTTCCAGAAAACCTAATAGAGAATGTAAATGAATCAACTAGTAGCCAGCATGAAAGGAAAACATCAAGCAATCCATTTACAATTCAGGGATATAAAACTGATCATACCATACCATAAATGTTTGGTCTCTACTCTATAAAATGGAGCGCTTGGTACAGTGAAGGCTTTTTCTCAATCATTCACACATAGAAAATCCCAAAAATCACCAACTCAAACAAAAATGCTTACCTCCATTCAAGTTGGCTTGGTTATTGATCAAATTTAGGAGAAATGGTAACAAATCTGGCCATAACTCTGGCCAGTCATGCACTGCAATAGATGCAACAGCCATACCAATGGCCGTGCAAATTTTCCTATGAGGGTCATCCAATGTCAATAGAAGCATTCTTCGGATGACTTCCTGAAAATGTAACAAACTTTAGTTAGCATCAAAAAGGTGACTTTAGTAATCAGTTTAATTCAATGGCCTTTtacaaaaggaaaaacaattaAGATTGACACGGAACTACAAAAGACTAATCAGTAGTGTAAACCTATCATTTAatattccagaaattaagattCAGAAAACTAATATTATTTTCCATATATGAGATCCACGAGCAAGACTTTGAACCCATTGTAATTAAGTCAAAAGGCATAGAAACCTTATCCAATAAAAGAGAAATCCATCAGACCTAAAGCTCAATGGAGAGAAGATAAAGCAGCACACGGACAGCTTTGACAACAGATGTTTTTATGATAGTTTTTAGAGCTTATTTATACTACTCTTTCTTACTAATCAG encodes:
- the LOC137806301 gene encoding uncharacterized protein, producing the protein MDQDQQWLLNCLSATLDPNPEVRCFAEASLDQASRQPGFGSALSKVSANKEVTVGLRQLAAVLLKQFVKKHWQEDDDTFEPPVVSSDEKEVIRRMLLLTLDDPHRKICTAIGMAVASIAVHDWPELWPDLLPFLLNLINNQANLNGGHGAMRCLVLLSADLDDKMVPTLIPALFPSLLTIVSSPQIYDPYIRSKALSIIYSCTSMLGTMSGVYKAETSSLIAPLLKPWMDQFSSILAIPVQSENPDDWSIKMEVMKCLNQFIQNFSGLFKSEFEVILGPLWNTFVSSLRVYEKASIEATEDSYDGRYDSDGSEKSLDSFVIQLFELMLTIVGNSRLRKMVVANIRELVYYTIAFLQMTEQQVHTWSADANQFIADEEDATYSCRISGVLFLEEVVNSFDDEGISAIIDGTKQWFNESETRKAAGNASWWRIREATLFALSSLSEQLFETEETGVYTRDLKHLVEKIFAVDSLIGPLECPFLYARIFTSVAKFSSLISSGLLEHYLYLAMKAVTIDVPPPVKVGACRALSSLLPEATNEIVQSQLLGLFSSLTDLLNHASEETLHMVLDTLLAAVKAGRESSTVVENMIAPVILNVWASHVSDPFISIDALEILETIKSIPGCIHPLVSRILPYVGPILNKPQEQTEGLVAGSLDLVTMLLKNAPADVVKAIYDVSFNAVIKIILQSDDHSEIQNATECLSAFISGGRQDILAWGPDSGSTMRSLLDIVSRLLDPKLESSGSLFVGSYILQLILHLPSQMAVHIRDLVAALVKRMQSAENALLQSSLLIVFARLVHMSVPNVGQFIDLLISIPAEGHSNSFAYVISEWTKQQGEIQGAYQIKVTTSALALLLTSRHNELGKIHVQGHLIKSGEGITTRSKSKSAPNQWVMLPLPTKIVALLADALTEIQEQVLEADDVDSDWEEVKADGIENDRDFLYSVSSPSGKATDEHLEAMAKVFNEDRDDQYEDNLFSVADPLNQINLANYLVDFFVSFSQSDRQLLDHICESLTQSQQNAIQMVLKR